The proteins below are encoded in one region of Lactuca sativa cultivar Salinas chromosome 3, Lsat_Salinas_v11, whole genome shotgun sequence:
- the LOC111897676 gene encoding alpha-mannosidase, translating to MTKKMSDSLKFPIFSWVFVVCVLLSCELISGYETGSGIVEGKLNVHLVPHSHDDVGWLKTVDQYFIGSNNSIQGACVENVLDSVVMSLLRDPNRKFIFAEMAFFQRWWLLQSKKIKTQVKKLVTKGQLEFVNGGWCMHDEAATHYIDMIDQTTLGHALIKYNFNVTPRAGWQIDPFGHSAVQAYLLGAELGFDSLHFARIDYQDRAKRKVDKSLEVIWRGSKTFGESSQIFTNAFPRHYSAPDGFNFEVSGDYEPIQDNPLLFDRNVEKRVNDFIDAALTQANVTRTNHIMWTMGDDFQYQYAESWFKQMDKLIHYVNKDGRVNALYSTPSIYTDAKLASNVSWPLKTHDYFPYADGGDSYWTGYFTSRPGLKGYIRSLSGYYLASRQLEYLVGRRTKGPNTFSLGDALGIAQHHDAVTGTAKQHTTNDYEKRLAIGAHEAEAVVSLALSHLTTSKSSSINSTIPTSLFSQCPLLNISFCPPTENIPSGKSLVVVAYNPLGWNRVDIIRIPVKDANVIVQDNKGNKVETQFIEFDNVKRNLRSFYTEAYLGISPKEVPKYWLLFQASVPPLGWNTYFITKTTSKGGYISTVDTPQDESIEIGSGSLKMSFSLQSGQLKRITNSRTRIDLPIQQSYLWYGSEADIQPSGAYIFHPNGAPPSIVSRSVPIKVIRGPLVDEVHQQFNSWIYQVTRVYKDKEHAEFEFIIGPIPVEDGVGKEVITRITADMATNKVFYTDSNGRDFLKRVRDYREDWPLQVTQPIAGNYYPLNLGIFTTDNKTELSVLVDRATGGASIKDGQMEIMFHRHMLYDDGRGVGEALDETVCNKTTCQGLTVRGNYYMNANVVGSGSRWRRTMGQEIYSPLLLAFAHEKQNDYKASHLTRSTTMDPNYILPPNVALITLQELEDGSVLIRLAHLYEAGEDVALSTLVKVELKKLLAAKTIKMIQETSLSANQDKSGIKKIRWKVEGGSGGEVSPVRGGPVDPSALVVELAPMEIRTFILGLK from the exons ATGACGAAAAAGATGTCCGATTCGTTAAAATTTCCCATTTTTTCATGGGTATTTGTAGTTTGTGTTCTTCTTTCTTGTGAATTGATTTCTGGGTATGAAACTGGAAGTGGGATTGTTGAAGGGAAGTTGAATGTTCACTTAGTTCCACATTCACATGATGATGTCGGTTGGTTGAAGACAGTTGATCAGTACTTTATTGGGTCGAATAACAGCATACAG GGTGCTTGTGTTGAAAATGTGCTGGATTCAGTTGTCATGTCACTACTTCGTGATCCAAACAGGAAGTTCATATTCGCGGAGATG gcctttttccaaagatggtggcTATTACAAAGCAAGAAGATCAAAACCCAAGTGAAAAAACTCGTTACAAAAGGCCAATTAGAATTCGT AAATGGAGGGTGGTGTATGCATGATGAAGCAGCTACACATTACATAGACATGATTGATCAAACAACTTTAGGTCATGCTTTAATAAAGTACAATTTCAATGTAACTCCTCGAGCCGGTTGGCAAATTGATCCATTCGGACATTCGGCAGTTCAAGCTTATCTTTTAGGAGccgag CTCGGGTTTGATTCGTTGCATTTTGCACGTATTGATTATCAAGATAGAGCAAAGAGGAAGGTTGATAAAAGTCTTGAAGTGATATGGCGTGGCTCAAAAACATTTGGTGAATCCTCTCAAATTTTTACAAATGCGTTTCCTAGACATTATAGCGCACCGGATGGTTTTAATTTTGAAGTTAGCGGAGACTATGAGCCCATTCAG GACAACCCTCTTCTATTTGACCGAAATGTGGAGAAAAGAGTTAATGATTTCATTGATGCTGCACTAACTCAA GCAAATGTCACAAGAACAAACCATATTATGTGGACAATGGGAGACGACTTTCAATACCAATATGCAGAATCTTGGTTCAAGCAAATGGACAAACTAATTCACTATGTTAACAAg GATGGGAGAGTGAACGCGTTATATTCCACTCCATCTATTTACACCGATGCAAAACTTGCTTCAAATGTGTCTTGGCCACTAAAAACCCATGATTATTTTCC ATATGCAGATGGTGGAGATTCTTATTGGACAGGTTACTTTACTAGTCGTCCAGGTTTGAAAGGATACATACGTTCATTGAGTGGATATTATTTG GCATCAAGGCAACTAGAATACCTAGTAGGAAGGCGAACAAAAGGACCCAACACTTTTAGTCTTGGAGATGCTTTAGGAATCGCACAACATCATGACGCTGTTACTGGAACTGCTAAACAACATACAACAAATGATTATGAAAAACGTTTAGCAATTGGAGCTCATGAG GCTGAGGCTGTTGTCAGTTTAGCTTTATCACATCTTACCACCTCTAAATCGAGCAGCATTAATTCCACCATTCCCACATCACTATTTAGTCAG TGTCCACTACTTAATATAAGCTTTTGCCCACCAACAGAGAACATTCCTTCTGGAAAAAGTTTG GTTGTTGTCGCATATAACCCTCTTGGATGGAATCGTGTAGATATAATCAGGATACCC GTCAAAGATGCTAACGTCATAGTCCAAGACAACAAGGGCAATAAAGTCGAAACACAATTTATAGAATTCGATAATGTAAAAAGAAACTTAAGAAGCTTTTACACCGAGGCTTATTTGGGAATTTCACCTAAAGAAGTTCCAAAATACTGGCTTTTGTTTCAAGCATCTGTGCCACCTTTGGGTTGGAACACTTACTTCATTACTAAAACAACTAGTAAAG GAGGGTATATATCCACGGTAGACACTCCACAAGATGAATCCATTGAAATAGGTTCAGGAAGCTTGAAGATGTCGTTTTCTTTACAATCTGGGCAATTGAAAAGAATTACAAATTCTAGAACGAGG ATTGATTTACCTATACAACAAAGCTATCTATGGTATGGTAGTGAAGCTGATATTCAG CCTTCGGGAGCTTACATTTTCCACCCTAATGGAGCACCCCCATCGATTGTTTCAAGATCTGTACCTATTAAAGTCATTCGTGGGCCACTTGTTGATGAAGTTCATCAGCAGTTTAACTCATGGATCTATCAG GTGACTAGAGTTTACAAAGACAAAGAGCACGCTGAATTTGAATTCATT ATCGGTCCAATTCCTGTAGAAGATGGTGTTGGAAAAGAAGTCATTACAAGAATTACAGCCGATATGGCCACTAACAAGGTGTTCTATACCGATTCTAATGGAAGAGACTTCCTCAAAAgg GTACGAGATTATAGAGAAGACTGGCCTCTTCAAGTTACACAACCCATAGCCGGAAACTATTATCCG CTAAATCTTGGAATATTCACAACAgacaacaaaaccgaattatcgGTGCTTGTTGATCGCGCCACTGGTGGGGCCAGCATCAAAGATGGACAAATGGAAATTATGTTCCATAG GCATATGTTGTATGATGATGGTAGAGGAGTGGGTGAAGCCCTTGATGAGACTGTGTGTAATAAGACCACATGTCAAGGACTTACG GTTCGAGGAAATTATTATATGAATGCCAACGTGGTTGGAAGTGGATCACGGTGGCGTAGAACAATGGGCCAAGAGATTTATTCTCCCCTCCTCTTAGCTTTTGCACATGAg AAACAAAACGATTATAAAGCTTCTCACTTAACAAGATCAACAACGATGGATCCAAATTATATTTTACCTCCAAATGTCGCGTTAATTACACTTCAGGAATTGGAGGATGGAAGTGTGCTCATTCGTTTAGCTCATCTATATGAG GCTGGTGAAGATGTTGCCTTGTCAACGTTAGTCAAAGTCGAATTGAAGAAACTTTTAGCTGCGAAAACG ATTAAGATGATACAAGAAACAAGCTTATCAGCAAACCAAGATAAGTCGggtataaaaaaaataagatggAAGGTTGAAGGTGGAAGTGGTGGTGAGGTGTCACCGGTTAGGGGTGGGCCTGTTGACCCTTCGGCTCTAGTTGTTGAGCTTGCTCCTATGGAGATTCGGACATTTATATTAGGTTTGAAGTAA